In the Podospora pseudocomata strain CBS 415.72m chromosome 5, whole genome shotgun sequence genome, one interval contains:
- a CDS encoding hypothetical protein (antiSMASH:Cluster_9), translated as MALAIDWLLFTTPQPTAKRLKLGTETMLLKDDEEAQSKEISPPSPPPDHNWDRRFDVERLDSGKGATPEGPNKPSAICQRCVWMKAQGVWEKAEEDKLQKMINNFLAESNKRYTCPCPGCSKYKQHERVNERAKADAKRQWTTIPSVYVSEDLVRRYGCRDCSLNEILLNNRRRDRLMADAQLSYLKRPSTIVTDCNTRPVDAHAPAQHPDPPVPATSKPFIDGFLDDLIAEVIGRNGEKKVYSILVGGRGERRPRNGVPVSSEVCARNQEHILEFISQFPGVHKAIKARPVVFRPVLKSWLLYKLCPDQPLYAFQDWEETNREALEGEKARVNVESGYSAGPEVLAPTSDEVSKPAITSKPVKATTLVESLKSLLMPRIVPPPCRTLTSVRPPSPVLSPEPVASLKSIIPGPVVTVTPIIASTPVIALETVTSAPDNIPLTVTTSSSSVTATPVMNFTTVVTSTAVIAPEPAVTATSVTTPIPVTTPQPVTPLADIIPPPATNPSPFVIATPIAPPNPFPPTAPESRSPLGAFPTRRPDPFIPSRFKPAPPPVAEHTFTAPPPPPPPFTSLQRLTLLDYLTYQAQSNFSLSSALHTSLTNPDVMPPSQHIVFIYYTLHYLSYSLNQVRQTTSIAESTLAPFENRRYASGEVHILFNRLEALIRPYAQWAVLTIVKAAAMGSKFVYSSEDEARAREAWGIYQVWICGVGEAERELREVFFERGEKPETAIPNEWVRFQGELWRFGVWLEEGVGGRLLVPFPW; from the exons ATGGCATT GGCTATTGACTGGCTCCTTTTCACAACTCCCCAACCGACAGCCAAACGATTAAAACTCGGAACGGAAACC ATGCTTCTaaaagacgacgaggaagctCAGAGTAAAGAGATTAgccccccatcaccgccccccGATCATAACTGGGACAGGAGATTCGACGTTGAGCGGTTGGACTCAGGCAAAGGCGCGACACCCGAGGGTCCTAACAAGCCCAGTGCGATCTGTCAACGATGTGTGTGGATGAAAGCACAGGGTGTTTGGGAAAAGGCGGAAGAGGATAAACTACAAAAAATGATCAACAATTTTCTCGCCGAGAGCAACAAACGTTACACTTGCCCATGCCCTGGCTGTAGCAAGTACAAGCAACACGAACGCGTTAATGAGAGGGCGAAAGCAGATGCTAAAAGGCAATGGACAACCATCCCTTCTGTCTATGTGTCAGAAGACCTCGTCAGGCGATATGGATGCAGAGATTGCAGCCTCAACGAAATCCTTCTGAATAACCGCAGGAGGGACAGGCTGATGGCTGACGCGCAACTGAGCTACCTCAAGAGGCCGAGTACGATAGTTACGGATTGCAACACCAGGCCTGTCGATGCTCATGCTCCAGCCCAGCACCCTGACCCTCCTGTTCCAGCAACCTCAAAGCCCTTTATCGACGGATTTCTTGATGATCTCATTGCGGAGGTCATAGGAAGAAATGGTGAAAAGAAAGTCTATTCTATTCTGGTCGGGGGTCGTGGCGAGCGACGCCCACGGAATGGGGTTCCAGTTTCCAGCGAAGTGTGCGCCAGAAACCAGGAGCATATCCTCGAGTTCATAAGCCAATTCCCGGGGGTCCATAAGGCTATCAAAGCCAGGCCTGTCGTGTTTCGACCAGTTCTCAAGAGCTGGCTC CTCTATAAGCTGTGCCCTGACCAACCGCTATATGCTTTTCAAGATTGGGAAGAAACGAATCGGGAGGCActggagggggaaaaggcaCGAGTAAATGTAGAATCGGGATACTCTGCTGGTCCTGAGGTTCTAGCGCCGACATCTGATGAAGTCTCAAAGCCTGCCATAACCTCGAAACCCGTCAAAGCTACCACCCTCGTCGAGTCCTTGAAAAGCCTTTTGATGCCACGGATCGTACCACCACCTTGCAGAACACTAACATCCGTCAGACCCCCATCACCTGTATTATCCCCTGAACCCGTCGCATCCTTGAAAAGCATCATACCCGGGCCCGTCGTAACCGTGACACCCATCATAGCATCTACACCGGTGATTGCTCTTGAAACCGTCACCTCCGCGCCGGATAATATACCGCTAACCGTTACaacctcatcgtcttccGTAACCGCAACACCCGTCATGAACTTTACAACAGTAGTAACCTCTACAGCCGTAATAGCTCCTGAGCCCGCCGTAACTGCGACAtccgtcaccacccccatacCTGTAACAACTCCCCAACCAGTCACGCCCTTGGCAGACATCATACCGCCACCCGCCACAaacccatcaccctttgTAATCGCGACCCCGATagcacccccaaaccctttcccacccacTGCACCCGAGTCTCGCTCACCCTTGGGTGCCTTCCCAACCCGAAGACCAGACCCCTTCATCCCAAGCCGCTTCaaaccagctcctccccccgTCGCCGAACACACCTTCACTGCCCCC cccccaccccccccccccttcacctccctccaacgcctcaccctcctcgattACCTCACCTACCAAGCCCAATCCAacttttccctctcctccgccctccacacctccctcaccaacccggACGTGatgcccccctcccaacacaTAGTCTTCATCTACTACACACTCCACTACCTCTCCTACTCCCTCAACCAAGTCCGGcaaaccacctccatcgccgagtccaccctcgccccctTCGAAAACCGCCGTTACGCCAGTGGAGAAGTCCACATCCTGTTTAACCGGTTAGAGGCGCTCATCAGGCCGTATGCGCAGTGGGCTGTGCTGACTATTGTTAAGGCTGCCGCGATGGGGAGCAAGTTTGTTTACAGCAGCGAAGATGAAGCTAGGGCGAGGGAAGCGTGGGGGATATACCAGGTTTGGATTtgtggggtgggggaggcggagcgggagttgagggaggtgttttttgagaggggggaaaaacCGGAGACGGCTATTCCGAATGAGTGGGTGAGGTTTCAGGGGGAGCTTTGGAggtttggggtttggttggaggagggggtggggggccGGTTGTTGGTGCCTTttccttggtga
- a CDS encoding putative secondary metabolism biosynthetic enzyme (SMCOG1013:aminotransferase class-III; antiSMASH:Cluster_9; COG:E; EggNog:ENOG503NY8U), whose amino-acid sequence MSSVSHESAKAALEAAEARFIANNPLSKKQHELAVGALPGGNTRTLLHTSPFPLTMNQGKGAHVWDEDGHKYLDLVGELTAGLYGHSNSIIRETMLSTFDNVGLSLGSTTVQEHKHASLLCSRFKLKRVRMANTGTEANMHALAGARHYTSRRKIIVFSGGYHGAVFSFPNGKAAPNTVDKDDFVVVPRYNDIGLAVDTIRSTPDLAAVLVEPMQGAGGCIPGSKEFLHAIQDAAHEVGALFILDEVMTSRLAPHGLGFELGLKPDLVTMGKYLGGGLAFGAFGGREEVMAVYDPRVEGSLAHSGTFNNNTLVTSVGYEALKRVFTEEACVELNERGDRLRERLKQVTKGTKMMFSGRGSLIGVHFVDEAVEVFTCGEDIQGKERRDLMDLFWFEMLEAGYWTTRRGFVALILETEEKELEGFVEAVGNFAERHRDIMAL is encoded by the exons ATGAGTTCGGTGTCGCATGAATCGGCCAAGGCAGCGCTGGAAGCCGCTGAGGCGAGGTTCatcgccaacaaccccctttccaagaAGCAGCACGAGCTCGCCGTCGGTGCCCTCCCAGGTGGAAACACACGAACCCTACTGCACACATCCCCATTCCCCCTGACAATGAACCAGGGTAAGGGCGCTCATGTctgggatgaggatggccaCAA ATACCTCGACCTCGTCGGTGAACTGACGGCAGGTCTCTACGGACACTCCAACTCCATCATCCGCGAAACTATGCTCTCCACCTTTGACAACGTCGGTCTTTCGCTTGGCTCAACCACCGTCCAGGAACACAAACACGCTTCCCTCCTTTGCTCACGCTTCAAACTGAAGCGCGTCCGCATGGCCAACACGGGCACAGAAGCCAATATGCACGCTCTCGCTGGCGCGCGGCACTACACCTCGCGAAGAAAAATCATTGTCTTCTCTGGCGGCTACCACGGCGCGGTATTTAGCTTCCCCAACGGCAAAGCAGCACCCAACACCGTGGATAAGGACGACTTTGTGGTTGTTCCCCGGTATAATGACATCGGCCTCGCAGTAGACACCATCAGATCCACACCCGATCTCGCCGCTGTGCTGGTGGAACCAATGCAAGGCGCTGGTGGATGTATCCCCGGCAGCAAGGAATTTCTCCATGCCATCCAGGACGCCGCACACGAGGTCGGAGCGTTGTTTATCCTCGATGAGGTGATGACTTCCCGCCTTGCGCCTCACGGCCTGGGATTTGAGCTAGGACTGAAGCCTGATTTGGTTACAATGGGCAAATATCTTGGGGGTGGGCTGGCTTTTGGCGCGTTCGGTGGGAGAGAGGAGGTCATGGCTGTGTATGACCCCCGAGTGGAAGGGTCGCTGGCGCACTCGGGGACGTTTAACAACAACACTCTAGTCACGAGCGTTGGGTATGAGGCTTTGAAGAGAGTTTTCACCGAGGAGGCTTGTGTGGAATTGAATGAACGGGGGGATAGGCTcagggagaggttgaagcaGGTTACAAAGGGGACCAAGATGATGTTTAGCGGAAGGGGATCGTTGATTGGGGTTCACTTTGTGGATGAAGCTGTCGAGGTGTTTACATGTGGGGAAGACATTCaagggaaggaaaggagggATTTGATGGACTTGTTTTGGTtcgagatgttggaggcaGGGTATTGGACAACGAGAAGGGGGTTTGTTGCACTGATTTTGGAGACAGAGGAAAAGGAGCTGGAAGGTTTTGTGGAAGCTGTTGGAAATTTTGCGGAGAGGCATCGGGATATTATGGCCTTGTAG
- a CDS encoding hypothetical protein (antiSMASH:Cluster_9; EggNog:ENOG503P04U; COG:S) produces the protein MWLINCQNYQLEQNDIDGPNGIPYCILSHTWGDDEVTFQDMQNLYDIAVHKKGFEKIKGMCELTLEYGHSHAWVDTCCIDKTSSAELTESINSMFHWYQKAALCVVYLEDFALTDGQLTPTKADLQPCRWFTRGWTLQELVAPRDIVFHDCNWTQCGSKVQLLNILHCITSIDITILRSSDKLNQVPVAQKMSWAAKRNTTRIEDMAYCLLGIFGIHMPLIYGEREKAFLRLQEHIAQKTNDMSLFAWQHSKTEFGLRHSGILARHPSWFAGASDIKQWLDPVIPTPSWTITNTGLELHTALDSSRGETGHRLYLHCTSGHVDDKDGDPPVFTIWLRKIKSSYVRYQPSWLSLTPQSQMRFGKPSLVRIATSLTPAEVIEVNSLYLYHSELLYPTIKIQWECIEAYSHGFSVSHSYYPEHLWDIRRECFLASSSPRFVGVVEITMSAPIGDSTWEATCYVVCGLRRVDSRAAEGTDTLCPWAIVLQHRKEDDTIEGLDSGYTRDDLVNPYRLSTLGITFRSWLAGNDPPSLAMNQVRYGDKGHLTISASVLAANHHRQLGDTIVITVTPVLSSPGWPHMRSRAEH, from the coding sequence ATGTGGCTCATCAATTGCCAAAACTATCAACTCGAGCAGAACGACATCGACGGGCCAAATGGGATTCCCTACTGCATCCTCTCACACACctggggtgatgatgaagtcaCTTTTCAGGACATGCAGAACTTGTATGACATTGCCGTTCACAAGAAGGGCTTTGAGAAAATAAAAGGAATGTGCGAGCTCACGCTTGAATACGGACACTCCCACGCTTGGGTTGATACATGCTGCATCGACAAGACCAGCAGCGCCGAGCTGACCGAGTCGATCAATTCCATGTTCCACTGGTACCAGAAAGCAGCACTATGCGTTGTTTACCTCGAGGATTTTGCGCTCACTGATGGCCAACTCACACCCACCAAAGCTGACCTTCAACCATGCCGATGGTTTACCCGGGGCTGGACCTTGCAAGAGCTGGTCGCGCCGAGGGACATCGTATTTCACGATTGCAACTGGACCCAGTGTGGTTCAAAGGTGCAACTGCTGAACATCCTCCATTGCATCACGAGCATCGACATTACTATTCTCCGATCTTCAGATAAGCTGAACCAAGTACCCGTCGCTCAGAAAATGTCGTGGGCAGCTAAAAGAAACACGACACGAATAGAAGACATGGCATATTGTCTCCTGGGCATCTTCGGTATCCACATGCCGCTGATATACGGCGAAAGAGAAAAGGCCTTCCTCCGTCTCCAGGAACATATAGCTCAGAAGACAAACGACATGTCTTTATTTGCCTGGCAACATAGCAAAACTGAATTCGGACTCAGACACTCCGGCATATTGGCGAGACACCCCTCTTGGTTCGCGGGCGCTTCTGATATCAAACAGTGGCTTGATCCCGTTATACCAACGCCGTCGTGGACTATCACCAACACTGGTCTTGAACTCCACACAGCACTCGACTCCTCACGCGGTGAAACTGGTCACCGGCTATACCTGCACTGTACAAGTGGCCATGTCGACGACAAAGATGGAGATCCTCCCGTTTTCACAATCTGGCTGCGGAAGATCAAGTCATCCTACGTCAGATATCAGCCCTCTTGGCTGTCACTGACGCCTCAGTCACAGATGAGGTTCGGTAAACCGTCCCTGGTCCGCATTGCCACCTCTTTAACGCCGGCTGAGGTGATCGAAGTGAACTCACTCTATCTCTATCATTCGGAGCTCTTGTACCCGACTATAAAAATCCAATGGGAGTGCATCGAGGCGTATTCACATGGCTTCTCAGTCAGCCACAGTTATTATCCAGAGCACCTCTGGGACATCAGGCGCGAGTGCTTCTTAGCCTCATCAAGCCCTAGATTTGTTGGTGTAGTCGAGATCACGATGTCGGCACCCATAGGCGATTCAACCTGGGAGGCGACATGTTATGTCGTTTGTGGACTTCGGAGAGTAGATTCGCGGGCTGCCGAAGGCACTGACACACTTTGCCCCTGGGCGATTGTACTCCAACATCGTAAAGAGGATGATACTATAGAAGGTCTGGATTCGGGCTACACGCGAGACGACCTTGTCAACCCTTACAGATTGTCTACACTTGGCATCACGTTTCGGTCCTGGTTAGCTGGAAatgatcctccaagcctgGCAATGAACCAAGTTCGGTATGGCGATAAGGGACATTTGACTATATCTGCCTCGGTTCTTGCAGCGAATCACCACCGTCAATTAGGAGACACCATAGTCATCACCGTCACACCAGTCTTGTCATCTCCCGGCTGGCCTCACATGCGATCTCGGGCCGAACACTAA
- a CDS encoding hypothetical protein (antiSMASH:Cluster_9), translating into MTSCPRMQQPQTTYTGSLLCLPNETLLQIGGHLDVVSAASFSLASTHLYKLSLGYPSSEWSTTASEARHETHDWDCKPINEDLGIIPQACNNVNRWKFLLLLEKDLKTTHTACIYCRVLHRLLPQPSLYKTACPWMALGPNYWNIGKLTFDDCYHALNDPDRPISSLRTSKALGTQQFQVFLAWPIRSTSSKTITLPATKTAYHLPSLSFDSDWQPHPLSNSSPDSPYRHVFVKASLSCALVELPSSTNSIYSSFKHPNLLTYSTQRVYLPPEAFIPNPKPTSPDTTPDGSSSNQPPTRHYLGFQTCRHQPSYHPETTNPLLNQAPYNGGQPRDILEESLNIFYNNEMRCWRPPLKSKSSSPPPPGTNSNPNTPLQPETSVYRPQVCHLCQTRYRAAVYTWPTDPSLPAAQEIVVHVWQNLGSFQEKHGHMKGNFPQSWFAPVGGKMEQGEYTRDARPAFLMGWDARLGLGYWGEYEICDHDWAVLYFGDRWNDGVWREFWWCGGAIARGDTQDGGWKVVEGDWSRWADLPGRGEEGGKGESGRGWLGWWG; encoded by the coding sequence ATGACTTCATGTCCAAGAATGCAACAGCCGCAGACGACATACACTGGGAGCTTGCTGTGTCTTCCCAATGAGACATTGCTCCAGATTGGTGGTCACCTGGATGTGGTTTCGGCCGCTTCGTTCAGCCTTGCCTCTACTCACCTTTATAAGCTATCCCTCGGCTATCCATCATCAGAATGGTCAACAACCGCGTCCGAAGCACGACATGAGACTCACGATTGGGACTGCAAACCTATCAATGAGGACCTTGGCATCATTCCTCAGGCTTGTAATAACGTCAACAGATGGAAGTTTCTCCTACTACTCGAAAAAGACCTCAAAACAACCCACACAGCTTGCATATATTGCCGCGTCTTGCATCggcttcttccccaaccttcCCTCTACAAAACAGCCTGCCCCTGGATGGCGCTGGGTCCCAACTACTGGAACATCGGAAAACTCACCTTTGACGATTGCTACCACGCCCTTAACGACCCAGATAGACCGATCTCCAGCCTCCGCACATCCAAAGCTTTGGGGACACAACAATTCCAGGTTTTTCTCGCCTGGCCGATCCGATCAACCAGTTCAAAAACCATCACTCTCCCAGCCACCAAAACAGcctaccacctcccctccctgtCTTTTGACTCAGACTGGCAGCCCCATCCTCTCAGCAACTCCTCTCCAGACTCCCCGTACAGACACGTCTTCGTCAAAGCCTCCCTCTCTTGCGCCCTTGTCGAGCTCCcaagcagcaccaacagcatCTATTCCTCCTTCAaacaccccaacctcctAACTTACTCCACCCAACGCGTCTACCTCCCCCCCGAAGCtttcatccccaaccccaaaccaaccagccCCGACACCACCCCAGACGGCAGTAGTTccaaccaacctcccacccGCCACTACCTCGGCTTCCAAACCTGCCGCCACCAACCCTCCTACCACCCTgaaacaaccaaccccctcctcaaccaagccCCCTACAACGGGGGCCAACCCCGCGACATCCTCGAAGAAAGCCTCAACATCTTCTACAACAACGAAATGCGCTGCTGGCGCCCCCCACTAAAATCaaaatcatcatccccccctcctccaggcaccaactccaaccccaacacccccctccaacctgaAACAAGCGTCTACCGCCCCCAAGTCTGCCACCTCTGCCAAACACGCTACCGAGCAGCGGTGTACACCTGGCCTACAGACCCATCCCTGCCCGCCGCCCAGGAAATCGTCGTGCACGTCTGGCAGAATCTGGGGTCTTTCCAGGAAAAACACGGTCACATGAAGGGGAACTTCCCACAGTCTTGGTTCGCCCCGGTGGGGGGAAAGATGGAACAGGGGGAGTACACAAGGGATGCCAGGCCTGCTTTTTTGATGGGGTGGGATGCTCGTCTGGGGCTTGGGTATTGGGGTGAGTATGAGATTTGTGATCATGACTGGGCGGTGTTGTATTTTGGGGATAGGTGGAATGATGGGGTTTGGAGGGAgttttggtggtgtggggGGGCGATTGCGAGGGGGGATACGCAggatggggggtggaaggttgtggagggggattgGAGTAGGTGGGCGGATTTACCGggtaggggggaggaggggggaaagggggagagtgggaggggttggttggggtggtgggggtga